In Paenibacillus sp. G2S3, a single window of DNA contains:
- a CDS encoding MFS transporter produces MVGVAKGGVMTAGGLFLTPVTQDLGIGMGSLSLYFSISSIVTMIFLPIAGKMMGKFDIKVLLIGGVILQAGSFAMFGFMNSVWGWYLFSIPMAIGSIFVTQMAAPVLINNWFKKHNGLAVGITVASGGIFGAILQPMAGNLIASEGWRYTYIFLGILVMAVVIPTVILTIKMAPGQKGLQALGADEVKEENTAQTTTAKGIKAAVARKSTAFYALLLFFFFITSIGSFGQYVAPFAMGIGYDVTFAGSAMGGWSIGVMIGALAFGALTDKIGARNTAIFAMVLGLVPIILLTTIPENPVVFNIAIAIYGFVVASIGTLGPLLTTALFGNNKEYAQIYSSAVIGLAVAGIVALPAYGFIAEWTGSYSSILYAVGIMLIVNIVLLVIAFNGKKKLEKAGLWN; encoded by the coding sequence ATGGTTGGAGTTGCAAAAGGTGGCGTTATGACAGCAGGCGGACTATTCTTGACACCTGTAACACAGGATTTAGGTATTGGTATGGGGAGTCTATCCTTATACTTTAGTATTTCATCTATAGTAACGATGATATTTCTTCCAATTGCAGGGAAGATGATGGGTAAATTTGATATTAAGGTGCTGTTAATCGGAGGGGTTATTCTACAAGCTGGATCCTTCGCAATGTTTGGATTTATGAACTCGGTATGGGGATGGTACTTATTCTCGATCCCTATGGCAATTGGTTCTATATTTGTTACTCAAATGGCGGCTCCCGTACTTATCAACAACTGGTTCAAAAAACATAATGGATTAGCCGTGGGAATTACAGTGGCTTCAGGTGGTATCTTCGGAGCTATCCTTCAGCCTATGGCAGGTAACTTAATCGCTAGCGAAGGCTGGAGATATACCTACATCTTCTTGGGCATATTAGTAATGGCAGTTGTTATTCCAACGGTTATCCTTACAATCAAAATGGCTCCAGGGCAAAAAGGCTTGCAAGCCTTAGGCGCGGATGAAGTAAAAGAAGAGAATACAGCACAAACAACTACAGCTAAAGGCATCAAAGCAGCTGTAGCAAGAAAATCTACTGCATTCTATGCACTACTTCTGTTCTTTTTCTTTATTACTTCCATCGGAAGCTTTGGTCAGTACGTAGCACCGTTTGCAATGGGAATCGGTTATGATGTCACATTTGCAGGTAGTGCAATGGGTGGCTGGTCTATCGGTGTAATGATCGGGGCATTAGCTTTTGGAGCATTAACAGATAAAATAGGCGCTAGAAATACAGCCATCTTTGCAATGGTACTAGGCTTAGTTCCAATTATCTTACTGACAACTATTCCTGAGAATCCAGTCGTCTTTAATATAGCTATTGCAATCTATGGGTTCGTAGTCGCTTCAATCGGAACATTAGGCCCCCTACTCACAACTGCATTGTTTGGGAATAATAAAGAATATGCACAAATCTATTCTTCAGCTGTTATCGGATTAGCTGTCGCAGGTATCGTCGCACTACCAGCTTACGGTTTCATCGCTGAATGGACTGGCAGCTATTCCTCCATTTTGTATGCAGTTGGGATTATGTTAATCGTAAATATTGTATTACTGGTCATAGCTTTCAACGGTAAGAAGAAACTAGAAAAAGCAGGACTTTGGAATTAA
- a CDS encoding SDR family oxidoreductase, whose protein sequence is MKRLDNKVAIITGGASGIGESMVDLFAQEGAIVIAADINEAALEKASQKQNVYGMKLNVASDEDWKALAKEIHDRFGKIDILVNNAGISSEKPFDQINIEDWQKINSINGYGPFAGIKHVAPYMAAQKKGSIINISSYTALIGQGFNHYSASKGAVRALSKAAATTFGRKGVRVNTLFPGIIETPMTQALSTSKDLLDQLIQATPLQRLGQAIDIAQAALFLATDESSYITGSEIVIDGGFSAQ, encoded by the coding sequence ATGAAAAGATTAGACAATAAAGTAGCTATCATTACAGGCGGTGCTTCGGGTATTGGCGAGAGCATGGTAGATCTGTTTGCACAAGAGGGAGCTATCGTTATTGCTGCAGACATTAATGAAGCAGCGCTAGAAAAAGCAAGCCAGAAGCAAAATGTTTATGGAATGAAATTAAATGTTGCCTCAGATGAGGATTGGAAGGCGCTAGCAAAGGAAATACATGATCGTTTTGGTAAGATTGATATTCTTGTCAATAACGCTGGTATTTCTTCTGAAAAACCATTTGATCAAATTAACATTGAGGATTGGCAGAAAATCAACTCCATCAATGGCTATGGTCCATTCGCTGGGATTAAACATGTCGCACCTTATATGGCAGCCCAAAAGAAAGGCTCGATCATCAATATTTCTTCTTACACAGCTCTCATCGGCCAAGGCTTTAATCACTACTCGGCATCCAAAGGCGCGGTTCGCGCATTGTCTAAAGCGGCTGCTACAACCTTTGGTCGTAAAGGCGTACGAGTAAACACTCTATTCCCTGGCATCATTGAAACACCAATGACTCAAGCTTTAAGCACCTCAAAGGACCTGTTAGACCAATTAATTCAGGCAACGCCTTTGCAGCGTTTGGGCCAAGCCATCGATATTGCCCAAGCGGCGCTGTTTCTGGCAACAGATGAATCTTCGTACATTACAGGTTCGGAAATAGTCATCGATGGAGGATTCTCAGCTCAATAA